Proteins from one Microbacterium proteolyticum genomic window:
- a CDS encoding molybdopterin-dependent oxidoreductase: MTRTQESTAHWGTFQVEISDDGRAVVETRPYPDDPDAAPAIAAVAEGLRHPSRVTRPAVRRRWLERGPGPDPLRGSPDDPYVEVDWDEALDLLADELRRVRAAHGNRAIFGGSYGWGSAGRFHHAQSQLHRFLNSIGGYTRSINDYSRGASLVLLPHLIGPIGMRELRNRPPSWGHIAEHTDLLIAFGGLRRSNTWVVPGGHDRHVGTRLARDAAASTRIVSVSAQRDDTLTELDAEWVGIRPGTDTAVLLALTHTLVAEGLADDAFLATHTVGADRVRAYLRGETDGVEKTPEWAEALSGVPARTIRDLARRAASGRTLVNVTYSLQRAEHGEQAVFAAVTFAGFLGQIGLPGGGFTHGYGSMGDYGVGVAPVPLPTFPQGRNPVTDFIPCARITDLLLHGGETIPYDGGTLDLPDIRLVYWAGGNPFHHHQDLRRLSEALTGVDTLVVNEFHWTPTARHADIVLPAATGLERDDLAAGAGDTRLRTMPRAVEPVGDAREEFWIYDQLARRLDADYAEGRDSREWLEKIYEDWRERPDTPDAPPFADFWRDGGTPLPQHHYRDGAFTDFRADPVAHPLDTPSGRIELFSATLDGFGLDDTAGHAVWIDTAEAAGSPYDLQLLCTQPSHRLHSQLDMAAPSRSTKVAGREPVRLHPEDAAARGLTDGDLAIVRSAQGSLLAGVVTTDTLLPGVARMHTGAWYDPSAPRIADCINGNVNVLTKDIGTSHLTQASSGARVAVSIARYDGEVPPIRAYEPPPLATR; this comes from the coding sequence GTGACGCGAACGCAGGAGAGCACCGCCCACTGGGGGACGTTCCAGGTCGAGATCTCGGACGACGGCCGCGCGGTCGTCGAGACGCGACCGTATCCGGACGACCCGGATGCCGCCCCGGCGATCGCCGCGGTCGCCGAAGGGCTCCGTCACCCGTCGCGCGTCACGCGTCCCGCGGTCCGCCGTCGCTGGCTGGAACGGGGCCCGGGCCCCGACCCCCTCCGCGGCTCCCCCGACGACCCGTACGTCGAGGTCGACTGGGACGAAGCCCTCGACCTCCTCGCGGACGAGCTCCGTCGTGTGCGCGCCGCCCACGGAAACCGGGCGATCTTCGGCGGATCGTACGGCTGGGGAAGCGCCGGGAGATTCCATCACGCGCAGAGCCAGTTGCACCGGTTCCTCAACTCCATCGGCGGTTACACCCGCTCGATCAACGACTACAGTCGCGGCGCGAGCCTCGTCCTGCTCCCCCATCTCATCGGGCCGATCGGTATGCGCGAGCTGCGCAACCGCCCGCCGTCCTGGGGACACATCGCCGAGCACACCGACCTGCTGATCGCCTTCGGAGGACTCCGCCGATCCAACACCTGGGTCGTGCCGGGCGGGCACGACCGCCACGTGGGGACGCGTTTGGCGCGGGACGCCGCCGCTTCGACCCGCATCGTGTCCGTCTCGGCCCAGCGCGACGACACCCTGACCGAACTGGATGCCGAGTGGGTCGGCATCCGCCCCGGAACCGACACCGCGGTGCTGCTCGCCCTCACCCACACGCTGGTGGCGGAGGGGCTCGCCGACGATGCCTTCCTCGCAACGCACACGGTCGGCGCCGACCGCGTCCGGGCCTACCTCCGTGGCGAGACCGACGGCGTCGAGAAGACGCCGGAATGGGCGGAAGCGCTCAGCGGGGTTCCGGCCCGGACGATCCGCGACCTCGCCCGGCGCGCGGCCTCAGGACGCACCCTCGTGAACGTGACCTATTCCCTGCAGCGCGCGGAGCACGGAGAGCAGGCGGTGTTCGCGGCGGTGACGTTCGCCGGGTTCCTCGGCCAGATCGGACTGCCCGGCGGCGGGTTCACCCACGGGTACGGGTCGATGGGCGACTACGGCGTGGGCGTCGCGCCCGTCCCCCTGCCGACCTTCCCGCAGGGCCGGAACCCGGTCACGGACTTCATCCCGTGCGCGCGCATCACCGACCTCCTGCTCCACGGCGGTGAAACGATCCCCTACGACGGCGGGACGCTCGATCTCCCCGACATCCGGCTCGTGTACTGGGCGGGCGGCAACCCCTTCCACCATCACCAGGATCTCCGTCGCCTCAGCGAGGCCCTCACCGGGGTCGACACGCTCGTGGTCAACGAGTTCCACTGGACCCCGACGGCCCGCCACGCCGACATCGTGCTGCCCGCGGCGACCGGCCTCGAACGAGACGACCTCGCGGCCGGCGCCGGCGACACCCGCCTGCGCACCATGCCGCGGGCCGTCGAGCCCGTCGGCGACGCGCGCGAGGAGTTCTGGATCTACGACCAGCTCGCCCGGCGACTGGATGCCGACTACGCCGAGGGCCGCGACAGTCGCGAGTGGCTGGAGAAGATCTACGAGGACTGGCGCGAGCGTCCGGACACCCCGGACGCCCCTCCGTTCGCCGACTTCTGGCGGGACGGCGGCACGCCTCTCCCCCAGCATCACTACCGGGACGGCGCGTTCACCGACTTCCGCGCGGATCCCGTCGCGCACCCGCTCGACACCCCGAGCGGCCGCATCGAGCTGTTCTCCGCCACCCTCGACGGATTCGGACTCGACGACACCGCCGGGCACGCCGTGTGGATCGACACCGCGGAGGCGGCGGGTTCGCCCTACGACCTGCAGCTGCTGTGCACGCAGCCGTCGCACCGGCTGCACAGCCAGCTCGACATGGCCGCCCCCAGCCGCTCGACCAAGGTCGCCGGGCGCGAACCCGTCCGGCTGCATCCCGAAGATGCGGCGGCACGGGGACTGACCGACGGCGACCTCGCGATCGTGCGCAGCGCTCAGGGCAGCCTGCTCGCCGGCGTCGTGACCACCGACACGCTGCTACCGGGCGTCGCGCGGATGCACACGGGAGC
- a CDS encoding adenylate/guanylate cyclase domain-containing protein: protein MGHDDSAGARTDERRRGGLSIQSRLLIMLLAVSLVSAAVVGAVGYVNGRESLRAEVVDKLTAMRELRTGEITSLLGEVQRESALASNNASARGASVALNAGWDELAGRTLTSTEDAALSSFYADTFLPRLEGATGEDFADRAFVPPSPAGRVAQYLFTRQDGAADRPVSDPGDGSPYSQAYLEADSYFSELVKTVGYTDVVVANLDGDVVYTAAGGVDLGSNLTDGPFRESQLAKGFSEVVAANSVNDVVTTDIEEWTPALGFPVMWVVSPIGDDEGITGVLALQVPIQWINDVMTGYGEWEKQGFGETGETYLAGADHLMRSNSRSLIQNPDGYAAAVIADGTTADTADKIVRAGGTVLLQPTRGAAVDAAVAGQTGAEVTQDYIGGESITAYAPLDIDGVDWVIVARMESQEAFAPVTDFTRTLLLSTLGLMLLVSLLSLILSQSFTRPIRRLATAVRRVSDGDYDTRVETRGTDELADLASSFNEMASGLRLKQELIDHQRDENERLLRSIMPESLAEKYREGAETLAERHDDVAVVFAELLGFDDFSRDLDGAQETSALNDLMRGFDEVAARCGVESVRTLRGGYLASSGLTVPRVDNARRAVEFAVGMRESVQRFNDRTGATLDLRAGVDTGSVTSGIVARASLAYDLWGDAVHLASRLRRAGEEPGVFVTDAVRTRVEGLFDLVEADAVEVDGQATAVWRVA from the coding sequence ATGGGGCATGACGATTCCGCAGGCGCGCGCACGGACGAGAGACGACGCGGGGGCCTGAGTATCCAGTCCCGGCTCCTGATCATGCTGCTGGCGGTGAGCCTGGTCAGTGCTGCGGTGGTCGGGGCGGTCGGGTACGTCAACGGGCGGGAATCCCTGCGTGCCGAGGTGGTCGACAAGCTCACCGCGATGCGCGAACTCCGTACGGGCGAGATCACGTCGCTGCTCGGCGAGGTGCAGCGCGAGTCCGCGCTGGCGAGTAACAACGCCAGCGCCCGCGGGGCTTCCGTCGCCCTCAACGCCGGCTGGGACGAGCTCGCTGGTCGCACGCTCACCTCCACGGAGGATGCCGCGCTGTCGTCGTTCTACGCCGACACCTTCCTGCCGCGACTGGAGGGGGCGACCGGCGAGGACTTCGCGGATCGGGCTTTCGTGCCCCCCTCTCCCGCGGGCCGCGTGGCGCAGTACCTCTTCACCCGTCAGGACGGGGCCGCCGACCGTCCGGTGTCCGACCCCGGCGACGGGAGCCCGTACTCGCAGGCCTACCTCGAGGCCGACTCCTATTTCTCCGAGCTCGTGAAGACGGTGGGCTACACCGACGTCGTCGTGGCCAATCTCGACGGCGACGTGGTCTACACCGCCGCGGGCGGTGTCGATCTCGGCTCGAACCTCACCGATGGGCCGTTCCGCGAGAGCCAGCTGGCGAAGGGGTTCAGCGAGGTCGTCGCGGCGAACTCCGTGAACGACGTCGTGACCACCGACATCGAGGAGTGGACGCCCGCGCTGGGCTTCCCAGTCATGTGGGTCGTCTCGCCGATCGGCGATGACGAGGGGATCACGGGCGTACTGGCCTTGCAGGTGCCGATCCAGTGGATCAACGACGTCATGACGGGCTACGGGGAGTGGGAGAAGCAGGGATTCGGCGAGACGGGGGAGACGTACCTGGCCGGAGCCGACCACCTCATGCGGTCGAACTCGCGCAGCCTGATCCAGAATCCTGACGGTTACGCCGCGGCCGTGATCGCCGACGGGACGACCGCCGACACCGCGGACAAGATCGTCCGTGCGGGGGGCACCGTGCTGCTGCAACCCACGCGAGGCGCCGCGGTGGACGCGGCAGTCGCGGGCCAGACCGGGGCGGAAGTCACGCAGGACTACATCGGCGGCGAGAGCATCACGGCGTACGCGCCGCTCGACATCGACGGTGTCGACTGGGTGATCGTGGCGCGCATGGAGTCGCAGGAGGCGTTCGCGCCCGTCACCGACTTCACCCGCACGCTGCTGCTCTCGACCCTCGGCCTGATGCTGCTGGTGAGCCTGCTGTCGCTGATCCTGTCGCAGAGCTTCACCCGACCCATCCGGCGCCTGGCGACCGCCGTGCGCCGGGTGTCGGACGGCGACTACGACACGCGCGTGGAGACCCGAGGTACCGACGAACTGGCCGACCTGGCGTCGTCGTTCAACGAGATGGCGTCGGGGCTGCGCCTCAAGCAGGAGCTCATCGACCACCAGCGTGACGAGAACGAGCGGCTGCTGCGCAGCATCATGCCCGAGAGTCTCGCCGAGAAGTATCGCGAGGGAGCCGAGACGCTGGCCGAGCGGCACGACGACGTCGCCGTCGTCTTCGCCGAGCTCCTCGGGTTCGACGACTTCTCACGCGACCTCGACGGAGCGCAGGAGACGTCGGCGTTGAACGACCTCATGCGCGGTTTCGACGAGGTGGCCGCGCGCTGCGGGGTCGAGTCGGTGCGCACGCTCCGTGGCGGCTACCTCGCCAGTAGCGGCCTGACCGTCCCGCGGGTGGACAACGCGCGCCGCGCGGTCGAGTTCGCCGTCGGGATGCGCGAGAGCGTGCAGCGCTTCAACGACCGTACGGGCGCGACCCTCGACCTGCGCGCCGGGGTGGACACCGGCAGCGTCACCAGCGGTATCGTCGCGCGGGCGAGTCTCGCCTACGACCTGTGGGGTGACGCGGTGCATCTGGCCTCGCGCCTGCGCCGCGCGGGGGAGGAGCCGGGGGTGTTCGTGACGGATGCCGTGCGCACGCGCGTCGAGGGCCTGTTCGACCTCGTCGAGGCGGATGCCGTCGAGGTCGACGGCCAGGCGACAGCAGTCTGGCGGGTGGCGTGA